The Vanessa tameamea isolate UH-Manoa-2023 chromosome 25, ilVanTame1 primary haplotype, whole genome shotgun sequence genome segment AGGCTGACCGTTAGCATAATAGTCGTGCAATCACGTATTTATAATCTTATAGTGCTTATAGTcttctgaaaaatataaaataccatgTCATtggaattattacataatagtgAAATAAccatagaatttaaataaataaaaatcagtaaCAAACTACATGAAATGGTGACGAAAACATAAGTATCATTTTACCACTCAATTTCCATTCCGGTTATCTGGAAAATAAACAAACCCCTTTACTTTTGAAGGTATAACATGGTGTCTTAAATCTCTAAACAATGTTTTGCACTATTAACAAAGTTCAAATGTTTCAATTGCAAGTGACACAGCGATAATTTGTACCaagagaaaaatattgttagtcGTTTGTTCGCTTCTGCATTTTCCGATCCCTCCCTGACCCTTGACATTAATTTCCTGACAGGAAGCGGTGACATCTCAGCGCGTATAGCTTCCTATGATATATTTCAATGGTACGCGTAGTTaggataaacaaatcttagtcTTAACATATTTCAGTCGATTTAATAGTTCTGCTACAACTGCACTTCTGGattaataagtacctactaGTGGGTCGCACGCAAAACTTCGGgtattcaatagattttttagaaattttaaaacctatgatagattttattttgaattaataacgtaaactgcaagtcattcACATTCGCAGACTACACAATGGGTAGTAATAGCATGTTAATGTGTCACTGCTTGCAGCTTCCTCCTGCACGATGTTCCAATTTTGTTTTGGGGATACATACAGAATTTTATCTGCcacatgcagattttctcacCATGTTCTTCTACACCGTCGAGCaccagatgaattatgaacattaAGAATCACGAACTCGGAACCATCGgctaagattcacgtcttctaTTCTCTACTCACACACACACTGGCGCCTTATCCATAGATAGTAAAGATTAGTTTGATTTCGACCAATGGTATCATTtcgattcaaggtcaaagttgtttattaatattttctcttcCTACTATTGGAGTCAGATGAACAGGACAGGACCTCGTTTCTTTAGAATTAGTATCAGTCGATCAGGTATTTTGCAATTATGACGTTAAATTCCAAAATAACGGACAAACgatcaattttttattacaattatggtATGTGTGCgattaaaaagttaatgttttcaTGCACTACAGTTGTAACTTGTAAATTGTTTAGTGAGCTACGATCGCTTGGATATATcggttattgttattttgttttttttttttaatttctaggtATGAAGAGAATATTCTACAATGTATTCCGGGAAGGCAGTCAAGTGAATCAGATTATATGCGCTTTCTTAAGTAAGTActtgatgttttattatattattatatgtgaaattaaaaagaGGATTGAACATTTAAATGATGAAAGAATGTCTGTTTAatgaaaagcaataaatatataatattaaaaaaatgtagtagtATGTTAAATTAGATCTATAAGATAAATAGTTAGTAAATAGagtttatgaaaaaaacattttattctacTTTTCAGAGcgcattttttatctttgttaggttttaatttttaacctcatttttatttaatccttaCAATTTGAATCCACTTTTTCagttaactaaatttaatttaaaatttaaaatattaaccattttttgaTTTCTGAAAGTGTgatgaaaaatgaaaacaatttttaataatacaattttatttttaatttgtaatttgcatatttattatgaaagggTACACATATGGACCGTATGACTTAAATGAttctattatatactataataaatattagaaacgATAACTGAAAGACAATTTCACGTGGTGGatatgagaatgctgagaggaatgtgtggtgttacgcgaatggatagagtaaggaatgagtacataagaggaagtttgaaagtggcacaggtaaccgagaagctatgtggaaaccggTTGTCATGATATGgtcatgttatgcggaggaatgaggaccatgttgtgataaaggttttgagaatggatgtggatggatatagaggtaggggacgaccgaagaaacgatggatggattgtgtgaaagactatatggttagaaagaatgttacttgtgagatgacgtccgacagagaagtatggaaggagaagacatgctgcgccgaccccaagtaaaagtgggataagggcaggaggatgatgatgatgaataaatattgaaaatacaatcagaaaattgtattttcagTATTCTCAGTAttcaaattaatgaatttttttttaaattttaattttcaaatgataatgtttttgatatttgttgTTAGTAGTTATCTAACACGAAATGTTATCTGTATGAACAGATGGTCTGTTCATGGTCATGAGGTCACATATGatattacgattttatttagtttagtatAATAACAGGTACTTATTACCTACATGGTATGTTGGAAAATTTACAATGACTTATCAGGACGATTCGTGAGCGAATTTCGCGCAAAGCGATCGAAAATGTCGCCGCGTTCGAAGAGCTCAGCGCGCATGCGCAACATAACGTTATTAGCTACGTGTGCGTAGCGATACACCGTTTCGATACGTTTTTCGATAGCCATTATTCAATGGATTCTAACGGGGAAACTGTTGAATTCGATTTTTCGTAAACGTTTATTTAGGAGATGAACACACATAACAACGGAATATACCTGTTTACTTACGAACGCGCctttatcttaaattattccACGCgtgtttaaacaaatataatctaatttgtattttttatactgttttaattCTGACTAGTAATTAGTCACACACTAAGATATAATGACTATAGATATGAACACGAACGTCACTCGTACCAACGCAAGCCGATAATTTAatgtagccgagatggcccagtggttagaatgtgtgcatcttaaccgatgatttcgggatcaaacccaggcaagccccactgaatttcatgtgcttaatttgtgtttataattcatctcgtgctcagcggtgaaggaaaacatcgtgaggaaacttgcatgtgtctaatttcaacgaaattctgctacatgtgtattgtaccaacccgtattggagctgcgtggtggaatatgctccaaaccttctcctcaaagggaaaggaggccttagcccagcagtgggaaatttagaggctgttaatgtaatgtaattgaatGTAACGAGGATTTCTTATTCCTTTGAGTGAACATATTTATGTCTATCTAATAAAGACTAATGGATCTATCTAATATCTAAAACAGCTtttctataatttgttttaaatataatctatactaatattataaatacgaaactaaactctgtctgtctgttgctctttcacggccaaaccaatggaccgtttattataaaatttggtatgaagaagGCTTGAACTCTTCAACTGGGTTATGTTTTTAGTCAATAgggtaactataggcacaagggacataatatcttagttcgcatgtggtggcgcattggcgatgtaaggaatggttaatatttcttacagcaccaatatctTTgggttgtggtgaccacttaccatcaggtggctcatttgctcatctgcctacctatactataaaatccTTTAGCACAGACAGATTTAAATAAGTCGTATTACATAGTTTCGACGTTGAATTTGAATTAACgcgtaaaatttttttttcagtttgcATACCTATATACGGGTACGGAACCTGTATAGGATGGATGTCTCCGATGACGCTTCTCTTACAGTCAGAGAAGTCTCCAAAGGGCGCGCCTCTCACTGACAACgaagtgaatatatttattattattattatttataggtatatttaaagcgactattttatatttacatgctATGTAACGTGTCTCTGTCGTGTGTTGTTTTGtagtataatttgaatatatatatattttttgtttcacttcaagtaatttatattaatacgttaactgttttgttaatgtttttggATAAACTTTTGGtagattttcatcaataatGTTATTACATACTGTTTCCGCACGATGTTTTTCCTCACCGCCGAGATAGAATtcgattataaacacaattaattagGTACCTACTCCGCGCGCAACTAGCACTTTGGGCTAGTGCCCTGGGCGACAGCATTAGGAGGatgtaaaaaaaacttcgcGTTATTGAAAATGATTTTCTTATCTTTCgaaatacgaataataataaaaatcgaatCAAATTGTATGCACTTTATGCCTCATTTCGTTAATGGGACGGCATTTTTTGCAGTGTCGAGGGACGGCACTAGGGTTGATTTTACACTGCACCTACTTAAGCACAATATGTGAGCACAGTGTTGCTTAATCTTTTATCAACATTCTAACCGCGTGACTGGCCACCTTggctctaaaaaaaataatcatataagtcaaaataattaatgcCTTCCCTACAACTCCTTACAATTTGATTATCCAAAGAGTGGTTTATTCCgaatacacataatatttagCTTGTCGACTGTATCCTATACACGTGTAACTGTTACCAATATACGTGACAAAATTCGTGACAAATTCGAAAcccataataattttattgttatatttatttcaaggtttcctattattatttatcaattactaGCTACACCTGCGTCAcccgcgtgaaatttataacaCTTTACCTATAGGACACACACTGTGGGACAAATTTACCCCTtcaaggggtgaattaaaaagaaTGTTCTTTGCCTTATCCTATGTGTTTCCACGGGACTCAAGGTAACTACAGGTTAAAGAACCGTAACAAAAAATGAGGCCTTCTCTTCAACTGTAGAGAATGCCTCAGGCCAGCAGAGGAACATCAGCTGCTCAAACGCAGCATTTTCTGGtcggaatattttatattattaactgatcaaaattttaatagctTTCATGGCAAGACCTCGTTGCTTATGAATAGAGACATCGCTACGAAAAGTTGGCAAAATATTGGCAAAAATCGTTTTACTATCGCCTCGCTCGAAATACATCAACAAATCGGAAATATGAAATAACTAACATCATCCCATGAGATCCCATTACATCGAAGCTGTAATGTCCTTCGCGCAAAAACATTggcttaacatttaaaattaaaattaaagtgaaatacAGTAATATAGTAATTCAAACTAGATGGGCATTTAAAGGCACCATTATAGGTATTACGCCAATATTAATAAAGGCTGATCGCATTTGCAGATTTCCTGGATGGCCTCTTTGCCATATCTGATCTGCGTTCCAGGAACGTATCTCGTGGCATGGTTAGGGGATAAATATGGGAGAAAAAACGCCCTCCTCTTTATGTCAGCAATTAATGCGGTAAGTGAAGCTACTGTTTCTTACTCTGATGTGATGGGATGTGATTCTATAAACGTCCAACGTTTATTGAATCACGTAATTTGTTTTGCTCTGAATATTTCCACTGTATGGAAAGACGAAAGTTTGGGTGCACGGATTACACTCTTGTGTCTCAATTGCAAAACGATGATCAAAAGTGAGAATGTATCGAATAGATATTTGGAAGAAATCAGTCaaacgataattttattatcaaatggAATTATTGAATAAGATAGAGGCTTGAATGTAAAGAGCGTCCTTAAACGTCACTTGACAGTAGAgatttgtgcaagaccgtctgagtaggtaccacccactaatcatatataattgtgttccgGTCAACATCAAATCTTCCCTTATCTtccaacatcttagttcccaaggttggtggcgcattggtgatacaagaaattgttaatatttcttacagcactattgTTTATaggcggttgtgaccacttaccatctggtagcccatttgctcgtccgcctaccaatatcataaaaaaacaaactcttTTAACATCCAATTCCATCAACAGTATAATAATCGGGTGTGAAAAAATACCTCATTTTATTTGGTAATTGGGATTCCTTAGTTATACCAATGTCAGTGGCATATCGGTCCTAAAtctggtaatttatttattgtctttgtTAATTTTACCTGTTCTTTTTCTAGATAATCTGGATCCTCAAGCTGTGTTCCATGAACATATGGGTTTTTATTGTTGCGAGGATCTTAGTCGGCATCGTGATGGCTGGAAGCTGCGTTACTTGTCCCACCTATATAAAAGAGATCAGCGATGATAACATCAGAGGGGCCTTAGGTTGTTGGGTAAGAATATAAGACGCCGTCATTTAGAGAACTTGTTCTGAATAATCAATAGGCCTTGGAAAGGTAACAaaacaatcaaattaattttgtatcagCAGACTgtaataagccgagatggcccattggttagaacgcgtgcatattagTCGACGATTGCGGTTTCAAGTCCAGGCAAGcactatttaattttcatgtgcttaatttttgtttataattcatctcgtgctcagcggtgaaggaaaacgtcgtgaggaaacctgcatgtgtataatttagaCTGTAAGGATCACGATTGTATGGTATTTTTTGTTAGCTTGGTCAATTGGCGTAGCGTCTTAGATACCATCTTCATGCATCCTGTTACGTTTGTTTGCTTGCGTAACTAGTCACATTCTAGTAACTAGCTTGTACTGCtacaaattatgaaattatagtttattgaaTTTAACATTTTGAGATCAAGGGATTGGATCTGCATGAGCTTCTGTTATTTCATTTCGTTCATAGTTCGTATGAGtttataacattaacaataGCCTTATTGCCCAAATTTGCAGCAGGGttgatatttatgatattctTCTAATATTTCAGGGTGCTCTATTTTTCACTACAGGCAGTCTTTCTGCGTACATTATAGGAGATATGCTGAGTTATGAGGTCATCCTGATTGTGTTCCTTGCAGTACCTTTGATACATTTCTTGGTTTTTCTAATAATGCCGGAGTCACCTTCATTTCTtatcaaaaaagaaaaagaccaggtaataataattttaaaagatttatatgtatatattaatatctacaTTTTTAATTCCTGCAACTAATTAAAGAGTCCAAATGGGAAGTTTTTACTAGTAACCATATAAGAATTACCCATTTACAAATAACtattgcaatattaataatataaaatttaaacgtgCAATtggtaagtttaaattatttatgaatcatgacgatttaaaaatgataagacGAGAGAAAATACTAATTAAGGAATCATTGTATTACGGGAGtttctctttaaataaatattcctaaGAAGATTTGGTTGCAtattgttgaaaaaatatttttatgctgatttttgtatatatgataAAGTTAAGTTGGaggtttttgatttaaatttagtatattcaaaaaatatctgtataatacaattaagatatattaattattattattatttaatttgagaaaACGAGTTGCTAGAGTTATTACTTTGttgaatctatatatatatatatatatatacttggtggtagggcttcgtacAAGCCCgcccgggtaggtaccacccactcatcagatattctaccaccaaataacagtactctgtattgttgtgttccggttagaaggatgagtgagccagtgtaatcacaggcacaagggacataacatcttagttcccaaggttggtggcgcataggtgatgtaaggaatggttaatatttcttacagcgcttttgtctatgggcggtggtgaccacttaccatcaggtggcccataagctcgtccgccaaccaatgccaaaaaaagaaaataatcttCTGAACCAGTAATAGTTGaacgtttaatttaatctcgtaaaatgacaattttattgaaagaacctacttgaacaaagtaaaatatatttacgcttAGGAAGCGACAAAAGCGCTGGTTTGGCTCCGCTGTAGAAAGTCGAATGATGCTTTGATACAGGaagaaataaacacaattaaaagaGAACAGAAAAATGATGAAGGAAAAGGAAAATatcttatgaaaaatatttgtaagtatttaattttgattattcttATATTGGAttcctatattaaattattactaacagtatctaaaatgggatatttaccatgttttttatttttatttcgtggagctcgatatttcgacattatctacgaatgtcttgttcacgagactctcgTATCAcgatatcccgttttagatactgttagtaataaaaataaccatgttaatttaaaatcttatatattaaattaatcattataaatatatgcctGTATGATTACCTAAcagtaatgttttgtattggtgagttattttttgaaattataagtgAGGAAATCTGAGGTTttgattactttataaatattgtttatgtacTCCAACCTGGGTTAAATGCGGATTCATTGTAGGATTAATTGCTAGTAATGTTCTATCAAATTAGCAGTAACTTTTAGAACTGTTACAATACATACGATCTGAGTTGGCCGAGTGACAAGATTTTAAAC includes the following:
- the LOC113399548 gene encoding facilitated trehalose transporter Tret1-like, with amino-acid sequence MKRIFYNVFREGSQVNQIICAFLICIPIYGYGTCIGWMSPMTLLLQSEKSPKGAPLTDNEISWMASLPYLICVPGTYLVAWLGDKYGRKNALLFMSAINAIIWILKLCSMNIWVFIVARILVGIVMAGSCVTCPTYIKEISDDNIRGALGCWGALFFTTGSLSAYIIGDMLSYEVILIVFLAVPLIHFLVFLIMPESPSFLIKKEKDQEATKALVWLRCRKSNDALIQEEINTIKREQKNDEGKGKYLMKNILTDKILFRAFQISLVAALARELCGAVPVLNFAGDIFSLASDVTGLVLSPNQQAMVLGVVQLCGATMASGIVERCGRRPLLFITCIISGISMCILATWFLLNEINIAVPAWIPVLTLCACIFCDAAGLMPISVIIAGETFSFKYRGTVLATTMAIASVADFFQLLFFKPLSKSIGIYAAFYFFGAMCLITALYVIFVVPETRNRQLEEIYYDLRTKKEKRELPK